In Silene latifolia isolate original U9 population chromosome 3, ASM4854445v1, whole genome shotgun sequence, a single window of DNA contains:
- the LOC141647950 gene encoding arogenate dehydratase 1-like, whose product MQALSPSSYSPCSPYSATTTPNPLRTRLLAPTNPRVTAPNHSFSIRCNAAFTRYGTVGATRADWLSTCAIISSQQPPHAAADNTNNHSTPESINGHRTLDLVPVSSAVTATTDGGATTALTASNLPKPLSTDLSPAPMHGSTLRVAYQGVPGAYSEAAAGKAYPGCEAIPCDQFEVAFQAVELWIADRAVLPVENSLGGSIHRNYDLLLRHRLHIVGEVQLPVHHCLLAMPGVRKEFLTRVISHPQALAQCEHTLTELGLNVTREAVDDTAGAAEYVAVNGLRDTAAIASARAAKLYGLQILADGIQDDSGNVTRFVMLAREPIIPRTDRPFKTSIVFATRDNMEGKGTSSLFKVLSAFAFRNISLSKIESRPHRNRPIRLVDDTNVGTAKHFEYMFYVDFEASLAEPRAQNALAEVQEFTSFLRVLGSYPMDMSPWSPSRCDDQQ is encoded by the exons ATGCAGGCATTATCTCCATCATCATATTCACCATGTTCGCCATATTCagcaaccaccacaccaaacCCATTACGGACTCGATTACTCGCTCCCACCAACCCGAGGGTCACCGCACCAAATCATTCATTCTCCATCCGCTGCAACGCCGCATTTACCCGATACGGCACGGTGGGCGCGACCCGCGCTGACTGGCTTAGCACCTGCGCTATTATCTCCTCCCAGCAACCACCTCACGCCGCCGCCGACAACACCAACAACCACTCCACGCCGGAATCAATCAACGGCCACCGCACTCTCGACCTGGTACCGGTATCCTCCGCCGTCACCGCTACCACCGACGGCGGTGCCACCACGGCTCTGACCGCATCGAACCTGCCGAAGCCCCTCTCCACCGACCTCTCCCCCGCTCCGATGCACGGGTCCACGTTGCGCGTCGCGTACCAAGGTGTTCCCGGCGCGTACTCTGAAGCAGCGGCGGGGAAGGCATACCCGGGTTGCGAAGCAATTCCGTGTGATCAATTCGAGGTGGCGTTTCAGGCGGTTGAGCTGTGGATTGCGGACCGTGCTGTTCTCCCGGTTGAGAATTCACTCGGCGGTTCGATTCATAGGAATTATGATTTGTTGTTGAGGCATAGGCTTCATATTGTTGGGGAGGTTCAGTTACCGGTTCATCATTGTTTGTTGGCGATGCCGGGTGTTAGGAAGGAGTTCTTAACCCGGGTTATTAGTCATCCGCAAGCGCTTGCGCAGTGCGAGCATACGCTTACGGAATTGGGATTGAACGTGACTCGTGAAGCTGTTGATGATACTGCTGGTGCTGCCGAGTATGTTGCTGTTAATGGATTGAGGGATACCGCTGCTATTGCTTCTGCTCGCGCTGCTAAATTATACGGCCTTCAG ATTTTAGCAGACGGAATTCAAGACGATTCGGGAAATGTTACTCGCTTCGTAATGCTAGCTAGGGAGCCTATTATTCCACGGACCGACCGGCCATTCAAGACTAGCATAGTTTTCGCAACCCGTGACAATATGGAGGGTAAAGGTACCTCATCTCTGTTCAAGGTGCTCTCGGCCTTTGCCTTTAGAAATATAAGCCTTTCTAAGATTGAGAGCCGTCCCCATCGCAACCGGCCTATCAGACTCGTGGACGACACCAACGTAGGGACTGCGAAACATTTCGAGTACATGTTTTACGTGGACTTTGAGGCGTCGTTAGCCGAGCCTAGAGCTCAAAATGCACTTGCTGAAGTTCAAGAATTCACCTCTTTCTTGAGAGTGTTGGGTAGTTATCCTATGGATATGTCACCTTGGTCCCCCTCGCGGTGTGATGATCAGCAATGA